Proteins encoded together in one Phyllostomus discolor isolate MPI-MPIP mPhyDis1 chromosome 6, mPhyDis1.pri.v3, whole genome shotgun sequence window:
- the ITPRIPL1 gene encoding inositol 1,4,5-trisphosphate receptor-interacting protein-like 1 → MAVISLLFLAVMYIVHHPLMVSDRMDLDTLARSRQLEKRMSEEMRQLEIEFEQRKQAAEQKQRAEDFWRGDTSSDQLVLRRKDMGWPFHAEGQEGPLSWTLGNLWNAGLFCLFLIFELLRQNMQHEPAFDSSSDEEEEEVRVVPVISYNWLSNFPSQEALESFYKRYVQNVIRDLPCTCEFVESFVDDLIEACRVLSRREAHPQLEDCLGIGAAFEKWGTFHETQKFDILVPIVPPQGAMFVLEMRDPSLGHRCGSVLVESECICKREKLLGDVLCLVHHHRDHSSLLGKCSSSIKAALCTGSHLDVRKTVQWFRNMVGNAWALVAHKYDFQLSLPPSTTSCKLRLDYRSGRFLSICLVLGVQREDTLVYLVSQAPDQEQLTSVDWPESFAACEHLFLKLVGRFAPENTCHLKCLQIILSLRDLQSLPQGASHPILTSYHFKTALMHLLLWLPLTDWQHSMLSQRLQDILWFLGRGLQQRSLHHFLIGNNFLPLTIPIPKKFRDAEPVNLFQHLVLNPMAHSQALEEFHNLLTRVKALPCAPLAGAH, encoded by the coding sequence ATGGCTGTGATAAGTCTTCTGTTCTTGGCAGTGATGTATATTGTGCACCACCCCTTAATGGTTAGTGACCGGATGGACTTGGACACACTAGCCAGAAGTCGGCAGCTGGAGAAGCGCATGAGCGAGGAGATGCGCCAGTTAGAGATAGAGTTtgaacagagaaagcaagcagcTGAGCagaagcagagggcagaggactTCTGGAGAGGAGACACATCCAGCGACCAGTTAGTGCTGAGAAGGAAAGACATGGGGTGGCCATTCCATGCTGAGGGCCAGGAGGGGCCACTGAGCTGGACGCTAGGAAACCTGTGGAATGCTGGCCTCTTTTGCCTTTTTCTCATCTTTGAGCTTCTGCGACAGAACATGCAGCATGAGCCAGCCTTCGATTCTAGcagtgatgaggaggaggaggaagtccGGGTGGTACCCGTCATTTCCTACAACTGGCTTTCCAACTTCCCTTCTCAGGAGGCCCTGGAATCCTTTTATAAACGCTATGTCCAGAATGTCATCCGTGACCTGCCCTGCACCTGTGAGTTTGTGGAGAGCTTTGTGGACGACCTCATTGAGGCCTGCCGGGTGCTCAGCCGCCGGGAGGCTCACCCACAGCTGGAGGACTGCCTGGGCATTGGGGCTGCCTTTGAGAAATGGGGAACCTTCCATGAGACCCAGAAATTTGATATCCTGGTGCCCATTGTGCCCCCCCAGGGTGCCATGTTTGTGCTGGAGATGAGGGATCCATCCCTAGGCCACCGCTGTGGCAGTGTGCTGGTGGAGTCAGAATGCATATGCAAACGTGAGAAGCTTCTGGGGGATGTGTTGTGCTTGGTGCACCACCACAGGGACCACTCATCTCTCTTGGGCAAGTGCAGCAGCTCCATCAAAGCAGCCCTTTGTACTGGCTCCCATTTGGATGTGCGCAAAACTGTACAGTGGTTCCGGAACATGGTGGGCAATGCCTGGGCCCTCGTGGCCCACAAGTATGACTTTCAACTCAGCCTCCCACCATCCACCACCTCCTGCAAACTCAGGCTGGACTACCGCTCAGGCCGCTTTCTCTCAATTTGTTTGGTCCTGGGGGTGCAACGGGAAGACACCTTGGTCTACCTGGTGAGTCAGGCCCCTGACCAGGAACAGCTCACCAGTGTGGACTGGCCTGAGTCCTTTGCAGCCTGTGAACACTTGTTCCTGAAGCTGGTAGGGCGTTTTGCTCCTGAGAACACCTGTCACCTGAAGTGCCTCCAGATCATTTTAAGTCTCCGGGACCTTCAGAGCTTACCCCAGGGAGCGTCCCATCCCATCCTTACCTCTTACCACTTTAAAACAGCCCTCATGCacctgctgctgtggctgccccTCACAGACTGGCAGCACAGCATGCTCTCCCAGCGGCTCCAGGACATCCTCTGGTTCTTGGGCCGTGGCCTCCAGCAAAGGTCCCTCCATCATTTCCTCATTGGTAACAACTTTCTGCCCCTGACCATCCCGATCCCTAAGAAATTTCGGGATGCCGAACCTGTCAATCTCTTCCAACACCTGGTGCTAAACCCCATGGCACATTCACAGGCACTGGAAGAGTTCCACAACCTACTGACCCGTGTGAAAGCTCTGCCCTGTGCCCCTTTGGCCGGGGCACATTAA